In a genomic window of Thermogemmata fonticola:
- a CDS encoding DrmE family protein, which yields MPITHAKRRALLAEFDQLAKKWDGNDRDLIAATTQWVAGLRLEFGFECNLARDIFFLGDKLRKAGPTNEVAELARGGLAFVYQNNCGKPNCTNSLGLLEDAFFVAGYAAHLVREKLREPARYSPPQLSGEEKAKAEELFVELLDRSADEDDCLPAKAQAALGQLGQLLESGLFRRLRVNVQFLAEVLRDSGRPDDHRQIARAALHYVSLDNDVIPDQLGLIGFLDDYFVADLAVSLIEKNCPPWLDLIDATVAAWPFLNMVVFEDGRGGAPLSEFLLVNTALTCPAVRGDSQQTITYLILPRTGPLPLLLGFLASLSGLWKARTESGCHLPFQPGQRVRVDGTAIRTFVGCRSDNGRTLFGLERVRREKDQQLRSIEWLPIDQIHRLVPENSQRDTRGRISPQSDYGNQPLQALDYLFLSAEPVTIPTDVPQIVVSSPLKTCKETAEAVSLFGQRLIDAVPMGYLTPGGEICPWSSRFGISRPTVLVIPDLDRACEYVEGEGEQVALTIVDATGQNARRAASLVRLGSIGARVLVLTSQADADESLIEETDSTIWEWTKEDIDSLCIETARSGTSDQAGPVRRYETEVVRALSAAVDVEQVDAGSDTEAFEAVCGLEKLVKVRGEEVPPELENALDLSFNVLTRLLRCPFRLADHPRLFADLAGKLDSIAGTMAAKASLTAQEVQAVDLAEGRLRALWQLLQRNNPKADALSRMRPTSGSLLVLCGDADLLERVDDVTVCPVTTTLDLIPCDPNTTYVISGWFGRGTMTRLLRPPFASLLRLILYEIEVGWYRAFIRRVQRNAAARRTRACRSRLFPGITGWAEARGEPADGESPGPEPAGGDPFDKVEIRLVDRRRGRLTALARPSSEEAAVEARLVLFNSGHAFLTKDYQAKVATHLLDPSADPEEAELQLVPGWELRPGDALLFYYSSDRDVIRVEADKSLPPSEREHARLWRLALLRYQQRCKLSFKALCDQLREHGCRVSEQTIRNWLQEEVIAPMHCEQSIQAIQYMTNDPELTKHYDRCLDAIHAVRSAHIRAGRSLARRVLNLSVEELRSSRGGLVDLGDGIVMVRVTSIDESTVRIRATAANRLIKE from the coding sequence ATGCCAATCACTCACGCCAAACGACGTGCCTTGCTGGCAGAATTTGATCAACTCGCTAAGAAGTGGGATGGAAATGACCGTGACCTGATCGCCGCCACCACCCAGTGGGTCGCAGGGCTACGGCTCGAGTTCGGCTTTGAATGCAATCTCGCTCGTGACATCTTCTTCCTCGGCGACAAGCTCCGAAAGGCCGGTCCGACCAACGAGGTTGCGGAGCTTGCACGGGGTGGGCTCGCTTTCGTCTATCAGAACAACTGCGGAAAGCCTAATTGTACAAACTCTCTTGGTCTCCTTGAGGATGCCTTCTTCGTTGCCGGTTATGCCGCCCACCTCGTTCGAGAAAAACTTAGGGAACCGGCCCGTTACTCTCCCCCTCAACTCAGCGGCGAAGAGAAGGCCAAGGCAGAGGAGCTGTTTGTCGAACTCCTCGACCGATCGGCCGACGAGGACGACTGCCTGCCAGCAAAGGCCCAGGCGGCCCTGGGGCAGTTGGGCCAGTTGCTGGAGTCGGGACTGTTTCGTCGTCTCCGGGTGAACGTGCAATTCCTCGCCGAAGTATTGCGTGACTCCGGCCGCCCGGATGACCACCGCCAGATTGCCCGGGCCGCCCTTCACTACGTCAGCCTGGACAACGACGTGATCCCGGATCAACTGGGGCTGATTGGGTTCCTCGATGATTACTTCGTCGCCGATCTGGCGGTCAGTCTCATCGAGAAAAACTGTCCCCCTTGGCTCGACCTGATCGATGCTACCGTGGCTGCCTGGCCGTTTCTCAACATGGTGGTTTTCGAGGACGGCCGAGGCGGGGCTCCGCTTTCCGAATTCCTGCTGGTGAACACGGCTCTCACATGTCCCGCCGTGCGCGGGGATAGCCAGCAGACAATTACCTACCTTATCTTGCCACGGACTGGGCCATTACCGTTGCTACTCGGCTTTCTTGCATCCCTCAGTGGGCTGTGGAAGGCCAGGACGGAGAGTGGCTGCCATCTTCCCTTTCAACCTGGGCAGAGGGTGCGGGTTGATGGCACGGCAATTCGCACGTTCGTCGGCTGCAGATCTGACAACGGGAGAACCCTGTTTGGTCTTGAGAGGGTACGCAGGGAAAAAGATCAACAACTTCGCTCCATCGAGTGGCTACCCATCGATCAAATCCATCGACTCGTCCCTGAGAATAGTCAACGAGATACTCGAGGTCGCATTTCACCACAAAGCGATTATGGGAATCAACCGTTGCAAGCTCTTGACTATCTTTTCCTCTCCGCCGAGCCGGTGACCATCCCGACAGACGTGCCACAAATCGTCGTCTCCTCCCCGCTCAAGACGTGCAAGGAGACGGCCGAGGCTGTTTCCCTGTTCGGCCAGAGGTTGATCGACGCGGTGCCGATGGGATATCTCACGCCGGGCGGTGAGATCTGCCCGTGGTCCTCACGCTTCGGCATTAGTCGGCCCACCGTGCTGGTCATCCCGGACCTGGATCGGGCCTGCGAGTACGTCGAAGGGGAGGGCGAACAGGTCGCCCTCACTATTGTTGATGCAACGGGGCAGAATGCTCGACGAGCTGCGTCTCTTGTTCGACTTGGTAGCATCGGGGCTCGCGTGTTGGTATTGACGTCCCAAGCCGATGCGGACGAGTCCCTCATCGAGGAAACCGATTCCACGATTTGGGAGTGGACGAAGGAAGACATCGACTCCTTGTGCATCGAGACGGCCCGCTCCGGCACGAGTGATCAGGCCGGCCCGGTCCGACGCTACGAAACGGAAGTGGTCCGGGCGTTGTCCGCGGCCGTTGATGTCGAGCAGGTCGACGCCGGCAGCGACACTGAGGCGTTTGAGGCGGTGTGCGGACTTGAAAAGCTTGTCAAGGTCCGGGGCGAAGAAGTTCCTCCCGAACTCGAAAACGCCTTGGACCTGTCGTTCAACGTTCTGACCCGGCTCCTCCGGTGCCCGTTCCGGCTCGCCGACCACCCGCGTCTATTCGCCGATCTCGCAGGCAAGCTCGACTCGATCGCCGGGACAATGGCCGCGAAGGCCTCCCTGACGGCCCAGGAGGTTCAGGCTGTTGACCTAGCCGAGGGTCGGCTGAGAGCGTTGTGGCAACTGCTCCAGCGGAACAACCCGAAAGCCGACGCTCTGAGCCGGATGAGGCCTACATCGGGGTCGCTCCTGGTCCTTTGTGGCGACGCGGATCTGCTCGAACGGGTTGACGACGTGACGGTCTGCCCGGTCACAACGACCCTGGACCTGATTCCGTGCGACCCGAATACCACCTACGTGATCTCGGGCTGGTTCGGCCGGGGGACCATGACCCGCCTGCTCCGCCCGCCTTTCGCGAGCCTGCTCCGGCTGATCCTGTACGAGATCGAGGTCGGATGGTACCGGGCCTTCATCCGGAGGGTCCAGCGGAACGCGGCAGCCCGGCGAACACGGGCCTGCCGGTCGCGTCTGTTCCCGGGAATCACTGGTTGGGCGGAGGCGAGGGGCGAGCCGGCCGATGGCGAGTCGCCGGGTCCGGAGCCGGCTGGCGGTGATCCGTTCGACAAGGTTGAGATCCGTTTAGTGGACCGCCGCCGAGGACGGCTCACCGCCCTCGCCCGGCCCTCGTCGGAGGAGGCGGCGGTTGAAGCACGACTTGTTCTTTTCAACAGTGGACATGCATTCCTGACTAAGGATTATCAGGCCAAGGTTGCTACGCATTTGCTTGATCCCTCCGCCGACCCGGAAGAGGCTGAACTCCAGCTTGTGCCGGGGTGGGAACTGCGACCTGGAGATGCCCTCCTCTTCTATTATAGTTCCGACCGCGATGTGATTCGCGTTGAAGCCGACAAATCGCTTCCTCCTTCTGAGCGGGAGCATGCACGGTTATGGCGTTTGGCACTCCTGCGATATCAGCAACGATGTAAATTGTCCTTCAAGGCTCTCTGCGATCAACTCCGCGAACATGGCTGTCGAGTGAGCGAACAAACTATTCGGAACTGGTTGCAAGAAGAAGTCATTGCACCTATGCATTGCGAGCAAAGCATTCAAGCGATACAATACATGACAAATGACCCAGAATTGACTAAGCACTATGATCGGTGTCTCGATGCCATCCATGCTGTGCGTAGCGCTCACATTAGGGCAGGCCGGAGTTTAGCACGCCGCGTCCTCAACTTATCCGTTGAGGAACTCAGATCTTCCAGAGGAGGATTGGTGGATTTGGGAGACGGAATCGTAATGGTCCGAGTCACCAGCATTGACGAGTCTACAGTCCGTATTAGGGCCACAGCCGCAAATCGGCTCATTAAAGAATAA
- a CDS encoding DEAD/DEAH box helicase, translating into MPTLRELSLKIAYGPHDDPLRNFFIPALAASIRYDRAAGFFSSTMLAVAAAGVSQLIRNGGKMRLLCGADLSEEDVEAIRAGHATLEKRLEQRLMDRWSLPESEYVHNRLQALAWLVGTGQLEIKVVLPTDKHGRPLPASRAEGYYHPKEGLFTDAAGNQVGFSGSINETATALEENYESFVVFNSWETAAYVNNIRVKFEKLWQGKEQGWVALPVPEAVRQHLLKLRPSSAPTHEFGVEPQETSPKKPAGPSRDAEQRERIIFQFLRDVPHLPNATRLGRATCTVRVWPHQRRVADTIVQRFPERFLLCDEVGLGKTIEAGLALRQLIISGKARRVLILVPKSVLFQWQQELYEKFCLRVPRYDGRTFFDASGREWPRSGVDNPWNAHPVILASSHLAKRRDRQQELLDAEDWDLVVIDEAHHARRKDFQNREQFRPNRLLELLRGPEDRPGLGDKTRGLLLLTATPMQIHPLEVFDLLKLLGMGGRWGVEDNFLRYFEELRRPWDEIDWPFVLSMLADYFGTGGEWDPQFCRAAEEQLGPVTWDQLRRLPQSPNAAAIIRQLDAKAQGALRELAARHTPLRRYVFRNTRPLLREYHRRGWLQDRIPFREPKSEWIEMRPDEWALYQRIEEYIRDHYKKYEAERKGLGFLMTVYRRRLTSSFYAIQRSLERRLAFLKGETPAAWLTEEDLDQEDLEEDVSELLPAEEEHKAASEIRALFQGEIEYIESFLAHLQALGTDSKFEQLAKDLRHILQHRDSVIIFTQYTDTMDYLREKLRQVYGGQVACYSGRGGERWNGTAWVETTKEHIKNAFREKREIKILLCTESASEGLNLQTCGVLINYEMPWNPMRVEQRIGRIDRIGQVYDRVWIRNYFYDRTVEAMVYQRLDDRIASFESVVGELQPILSQVAQVIEAAAMASSEERSELIARKVEEINCRVRSQEPSAFDLDKYVVEQMDLEAEEPPPVTLPELERTLVESTAFGRRFRPHPTIDGAYQFDWHGSWQDITFHPDLFDTYPNTLRLMTYGSGLLEDVLAAVDPPDGSMLCGEIVRYSLESPRQIVCYYSLQDGQIIPSLTKLMSIIGNSVLTELTDERKERLADTFRSLVQSLCAQEEQTEQTRHKTRLASLTEEIRQLLREAVYVELVLAVYHGIMNEGFVPNFSEKAYQQLKRRGIPFPGALSVVGTDLPRPRPDDPLYLRLQEFSKEALHRRFKGISSRITRRLHQLRSLQGQLAAMTKTNATAASPLAFVCLATQTSIQTSTSKGQ; encoded by the coding sequence ATGCCCACGCTGCGCGAACTCAGCCTGAAGATCGCCTATGGGCCGCACGACGACCCGCTGCGGAACTTTTTCATTCCGGCGCTGGCAGCGAGCATTCGCTACGACCGTGCCGCGGGGTTTTTCTCCAGCACCATGCTAGCCGTGGCGGCGGCGGGAGTGTCCCAGTTGATTCGCAATGGCGGCAAGATGCGGCTGTTGTGCGGGGCGGACCTATCGGAAGAAGATGTCGAGGCCATCCGCGCCGGTCATGCGACGCTGGAAAAGCGGCTGGAACAGCGGCTGATGGACCGCTGGAGCCTGCCGGAAAGCGAGTATGTCCACAACCGCTTGCAAGCGCTGGCCTGGCTTGTCGGCACGGGACAACTGGAGATCAAGGTGGTACTGCCGACCGACAAGCACGGCCGGCCGCTGCCAGCGAGCCGAGCCGAGGGCTACTACCATCCGAAGGAAGGGCTGTTTACGGATGCCGCCGGGAATCAGGTGGGGTTTTCCGGGAGCATCAACGAGACGGCGACGGCCCTGGAGGAAAACTACGAGTCGTTCGTGGTCTTCAATTCGTGGGAGACAGCCGCCTATGTCAACAATATCCGGGTCAAGTTCGAGAAGCTTTGGCAGGGGAAAGAGCAAGGCTGGGTAGCGCTGCCGGTTCCCGAAGCGGTGCGGCAGCACTTGTTGAAGCTGCGGCCCTCCTCCGCCCCAACCCATGAGTTCGGGGTGGAGCCGCAAGAGACATCACCGAAGAAGCCGGCCGGTCCGTCCAGGGACGCCGAGCAGCGAGAGCGAATCATCTTCCAGTTCCTGCGCGACGTGCCGCATTTGCCGAATGCCACCCGCCTGGGGAGGGCGACGTGTACCGTGCGGGTCTGGCCTCACCAGCGCCGCGTGGCTGACACTATTGTCCAGCGGTTCCCGGAGCGCTTCCTGCTGTGCGACGAGGTGGGATTGGGCAAGACCATCGAGGCGGGACTGGCGCTCCGTCAGTTGATCATCTCAGGCAAGGCCCGGCGCGTCTTGATCCTGGTGCCCAAGAGCGTGCTGTTCCAATGGCAACAGGAGCTGTACGAGAAGTTTTGCCTCCGAGTGCCGCGGTACGATGGCCGCACGTTTTTCGATGCCAGCGGTCGAGAGTGGCCCCGGAGCGGCGTCGACAATCCCTGGAATGCTCATCCGGTGATCCTCGCTTCCAGCCATCTGGCCAAGCGGCGCGACCGCCAGCAGGAGCTTCTGGACGCGGAGGATTGGGACCTGGTCGTCATCGATGAGGCGCACCATGCCCGGCGGAAGGATTTTCAGAATCGGGAGCAATTCCGTCCCAACCGGCTGTTGGAGCTGCTGCGAGGACCGGAGGATCGACCGGGGTTAGGGGACAAGACGCGTGGTCTGCTCTTGCTGACCGCCACGCCGATGCAGATCCACCCGCTGGAAGTGTTCGATCTGCTGAAGCTCCTGGGGATGGGGGGACGTTGGGGAGTGGAGGACAACTTCCTCCGTTATTTCGAGGAACTCAGGCGGCCCTGGGACGAGATCGACTGGCCGTTTGTGCTGTCCATGCTCGCCGATTATTTCGGCACCGGGGGCGAGTGGGACCCACAATTTTGCCGGGCGGCGGAAGAGCAGCTTGGACCGGTGACGTGGGACCAACTGCGCCGGCTCCCCCAATCACCGAACGCGGCGGCGATCATTCGGCAACTGGACGCGAAAGCCCAGGGCGCGCTTCGCGAGCTTGCCGCGCGCCACACGCCGCTGCGGCGGTATGTCTTCCGCAATACCCGGCCCCTGCTGCGGGAATACCACCGCCGCGGCTGGCTCCAGGACAGAATCCCCTTCCGCGAGCCGAAGTCGGAATGGATCGAAATGCGGCCGGACGAGTGGGCACTTTACCAACGGATCGAGGAATACATCCGGGATCACTACAAGAAGTACGAAGCCGAGCGAAAGGGTTTGGGCTTCCTCATGACGGTATACCGGCGCCGCCTCACGAGCAGCTTCTACGCCATCCAGCGCAGCTTGGAGCGCCGCCTGGCCTTCCTCAAAGGCGAAACCCCGGCGGCCTGGCTGACGGAGGAAGACCTCGACCAAGAGGACCTGGAAGAGGACGTGTCGGAACTTTTGCCAGCCGAGGAGGAACACAAAGCCGCCAGCGAAATCCGAGCGCTGTTCCAGGGCGAGATCGAATACATCGAGAGTTTCCTAGCGCACCTCCAGGCTTTGGGCACGGACAGCAAGTTTGAACAACTTGCCAAAGACCTCCGCCACATCCTCCAGCATCGCGATTCAGTGATCATCTTCACACAATACACGGACACAATGGACTATCTCCGCGAAAAACTCCGGCAAGTTTATGGGGGCCAAGTGGCTTGCTACAGTGGTCGCGGCGGCGAACGCTGGAACGGCACCGCGTGGGTCGAAACGACCAAGGAGCACATCAAGAACGCCTTTCGCGAAAAACGTGAGATCAAGATCCTGCTATGTACGGAGTCGGCCTCGGAGGGTTTGAATCTGCAAACCTGCGGCGTGCTCATCAACTACGAGATGCCGTGGAACCCGATGCGGGTCGAGCAACGGATTGGCCGCATCGACCGCATCGGCCAGGTGTACGACCGCGTCTGGATTCGCAACTACTTCTATGACCGAACCGTCGAAGCGATGGTTTATCAGCGCCTCGATGACCGGATCGCTTCTTTCGAAAGTGTCGTGGGAGAACTCCAGCCAATTCTGAGCCAGGTTGCTCAGGTCATCGAAGCCGCAGCCATGGCCAGTTCCGAAGAGCGCAGCGAGTTGATTGCCCGTAAGGTGGAAGAAATCAACTGCCGAGTCCGTTCGCAGGAACCTTCCGCGTTCGATCTGGATAAGTACGTGGTGGAACAAATGGACCTCGAAGCGGAAGAACCGCCCCCCGTCACACTCCCCGAACTGGAGCGCACGCTCGTCGAATCCACGGCTTTTGGCCGCCGCTTCCGACCCCATCCGACGATTGACGGAGCATACCAATTCGACTGGCACGGCTCCTGGCAGGATATTACCTTCCATCCCGACCTTTTCGACACCTACCCCAACACGCTCAGGCTGATGACTTACGGCAGCGGCCTCCTGGAGGACGTCCTCGCAGCCGTCGATCCACCCGACGGCAGTATGCTTTGTGGCGAGATCGTCCGATATTCTCTGGAATCACCTAGACAGATTGTATGTTACTACTCTCTACAAGACGGCCAGATCATCCCGTCTCTTACGAAATTGATGTCAATCATTGGTAATAGCGTTTTGACCGAACTAACAGACGAGCGAAAGGAGCGGCTTGCTGACACATTCCGCAGCCTTGTCCAGTCCCTTTGCGCTCAGGAGGAACAAACGGAACAGACGCGACACAAAACCCGCTTAGCATCACTGACCGAGGAAATTCGCCAGTTACTCCGGGAAGCTGTCTACGTCGAGCTGGTCTTGGCCGTCTATCACGGCATCATGAATGAGGGCTTCGTTCCGAATTTCTCCGAAAAAGCCTATCAGCAGCTCAAACGTCGGGGCATTCCTTTTCCAGGTGCCCTAAGCGTAGTCGGGACAGATTTGCCACGCCCCCGTCCTGACGATCCCTTGTACTTGCGCCTGCAAGAATTCTCCAAGGAGGCCCTCCATCGGAGATTTAAAGGCATCTCCTCGAGAATAACACGCCGTCTCCACCAACTCAGAAGCTTGCAGGGTCAATTGGCTGCGATGACCAAGACAAACGCGACGGCCGCATCACCGCTGGCCTTCGTCTGCCTCGCCACTCAAACTTCCATTCAAACCTCAACATCGAAGGGCCAATAA
- a CDS encoding type II toxin-antitoxin system VapC family toxin: MPSLLLDTHAVVWYAQPSPRLSAKARHAIQQAIQSGDPVQISAVSLVEITYLAEKRRLSADTFDRVVAIVQQPYSGLEVVAFDLAMADCLRQISVRRVPDMPDRMIAATALYWNIPLVTADRQLHSLPNLSCIW; the protein is encoded by the coding sequence ATGCCCTCGCTTCTGTTGGATACGCATGCCGTCGTGTGGTATGCCCAGCCGTCGCCACGGTTGTCTGCCAAGGCACGGCATGCGATTCAGCAGGCAATCCAGAGCGGTGATCCGGTTCAGATTTCTGCCGTATCCCTGGTGGAGATTACCTATCTCGCGGAAAAGCGACGTTTGAGCGCGGATACCTTCGACCGCGTGGTGGCCATCGTCCAGCAACCTTACAGCGGGTTAGAAGTTGTCGCATTTGATTTAGCTATGGCGGATTGCCTCAGGCAGATTTCTGTCCGTAGGGTCCCGGACATGCCGGATCGCATGATTGCAGCAACCGCTTTGTATTGGAACATTCCGCTGGTGACAGCCGATCGGCAACTCCACAGCTTACCCAACCTCAGCTGCATTTGGTGA
- a CDS encoding four helix bundle protein, protein MAKKILSPRPLAVYQKAADLGMQIFKLSKNFPKEETYSLPDQIRRSSRSVCANLAEAGRKRRYEGAFGSKWSDAEAEAAETQGWLEFAVSVPMGRATRRPLFTTVTMKYCLCSWP, encoded by the coding sequence GTGGCAAAAAAGATCCTGTCGCCCCGCCCATTGGCGGTTTATCAGAAAGCGGCCGATCTGGGGATGCAGATCTTCAAATTGTCCAAGAACTTCCCGAAGGAGGAGACGTACTCGCTCCCGGACCAGATTCGGCGTTCGTCGAGGTCTGTCTGTGCGAACCTGGCCGAGGCGGGGCGCAAGCGACGATATGAAGGCGCTTTCGGGAGCAAATGGTCGGACGCCGAGGCCGAAGCGGCAGAAACTCAGGGCTGGCTGGAATTCGCAGTCAGTGTGCCCATGGGACGCGCGACCAGGCGGCCCCTCTTTACGACGGTGACGATGAAGTATTGCCTATGCTCGTGGCCATGA
- a CDS encoding DUF1156 domain-containing protein produces the protein MTPPRVLIEQWLPIAEIGAECLRERGASSALPPLYFLHVWWARRPLTVCRAAILASLLPAYPLSLSSPVPASASSGVRDTETGRHADTKTDWPERFRQLFPTFDAYKAWFLKLIGIHGDPVASRRLLEWAARTGNRIPNPYTYPRAFTINPTEDQLQTLYELLEWTWGTREITFCDPMAGGGSIPFEALRFGLTVHANELNPVASVILKATLDYPARFGPSLVADLRKYGTLWVQGVQKKLRPFYSDIPGNAIGACYLWARTVPCPVTGKPVPLSPNWWLRKGSDPVAVKLIADPREARCRFEIVRGRAACEQAKPDQGTIRRGTAISPWTGEAIDGDYIKAEAQAGRMGQQLYAVGIKTPGDFSFRLPTPEDEAAYERAVQELEQRRPHWEAAGLVPTEPYPNPATDMRPIHYGMPTWADFFSPRQLLAHLVILEELQTVAQQVQRELTRERAAAVLTLLGLAADKCAGYNSRLVRWDGTRDKIANTFERHDFSFKWSHGEFDASRNLLPWALDQVIDAYEGIAKLVYPVQESLLGKVEPPVHRLRCTRGNAQSLADLPDGSVHLICVDPPYYANVQYAELSDFFYVWMKRSLGQVHPELLGDFEVVPKDEEAVANPARFAFSKKKEELARQDYENKMMACFREMHRVLADDGVLTVMFTHKEVAAWDTLGTALIQAGFRIDASWPVHTESEHSLHQAKKNAAASTILLVCRKRAKRSEPAWWDDLKGAVRQRAREKAEEFEKAGIRGVDLYISTFGPVLAIISENWPVLTSQTDPKTGQPLPLKPGEALDLARQEVVNLRKQGLLLGRSVQFDPVTDWYLMAWDAFRAQEFPADEARKLALALGLDLERDIVRDKRLVAKKGANVVMNLPGQRRKRGMVDPDAETFSHLIDVVHTVMLVYDEDGSLACQRFVEQRGLRSDSRVKALVQALLGAIPATRDKQGKFLRPEMATLDALRLLFWDDLPAPKEEEPPPVVQQGELFPADEEEQLEENEDEEGE, from the coding sequence ATGACGCCCCCGCGTGTCCTCATCGAACAATGGCTGCCTATCGCCGAGATCGGCGCCGAGTGCCTGCGCGAGCGCGGGGCGTCCTCAGCCTTGCCGCCCTTGTACTTCCTCCACGTCTGGTGGGCGCGGCGGCCCTTGACCGTCTGCCGAGCGGCCATCCTCGCCAGCCTCCTGCCCGCCTATCCCCTCTCCCTGTCTTCTCCGGTCCCCGCTTCTGCCTCGTCTGGAGTGAGAGACACGGAGACAGGGAGACACGCAGACACAAAGACAGACTGGCCGGAACGCTTCCGCCAACTCTTCCCTACCTTCGACGCTTACAAAGCCTGGTTCCTGAAGCTCATCGGCATCCACGGCGACCCGGTCGCCAGCCGCAGACTCCTGGAATGGGCGGCGCGCACCGGGAATAGAATCCCTAACCCCTACACCTATCCGCGGGCCTTTACCATCAATCCCACCGAGGACCAATTGCAAACGCTTTATGAGCTTCTGGAGTGGACCTGGGGCACACGGGAGATAACGTTCTGCGATCCGATGGCCGGCGGCGGCTCCATCCCCTTCGAGGCCCTGCGTTTCGGCCTGACCGTTCATGCCAATGAACTCAATCCCGTGGCCAGTGTCATCCTCAAGGCAACGCTCGATTACCCGGCCCGCTTCGGACCATCGCTGGTGGCAGACCTTCGCAAATATGGGACGCTTTGGGTCCAAGGGGTTCAGAAAAAACTTCGCCCCTTCTACAGTGACATACCTGGCAATGCGATCGGCGCCTGTTACCTCTGGGCGCGAACGGTACCCTGCCCCGTGACGGGCAAGCCGGTGCCGCTGTCCCCCAACTGGTGGCTGCGCAAGGGGAGCGACCCCGTAGCCGTCAAGCTGATCGCCGATCCACGTGAAGCCCGCTGCCGCTTCGAGATCGTCCGGGGGCGTGCCGCCTGTGAGCAAGCCAAGCCGGATCAGGGAACCATCCGGCGGGGCACCGCGATCAGTCCCTGGACCGGCGAGGCCATCGACGGCGACTATATCAAGGCCGAAGCTCAAGCCGGACGCATGGGCCAGCAGCTTTACGCCGTGGGAATCAAAACCCCTGGCGATTTCAGCTTCCGCCTGCCGACGCCGGAGGATGAAGCGGCCTACGAACGGGCCGTCCAGGAACTCGAACAGCGCCGCCCCCACTGGGAAGCCGCCGGCTTGGTCCCCACGGAACCGTATCCCAATCCCGCCACGGACATGCGGCCCATCCATTACGGCATGCCCACCTGGGCCGACTTCTTTTCCCCGCGGCAACTGCTCGCCCACCTGGTCATCCTCGAAGAGCTGCAAACGGTCGCGCAACAGGTCCAGCGCGAGCTAACCAGGGAGCGGGCAGCGGCAGTGCTGACACTGCTGGGCCTGGCAGCCGACAAGTGTGCGGGCTACAACTCGCGCTTAGTCAGGTGGGACGGTACAAGGGATAAGATTGCGAACACTTTCGAACGTCACGACTTCTCCTTCAAATGGAGTCACGGTGAGTTCGACGCTTCGCGCAACCTTTTACCTTGGGCATTGGATCAGGTGATCGATGCGTATGAGGGGATTGCGAAGCTGGTTTATCCAGTGCAAGAGAGTCTGCTGGGTAAGGTGGAGCCGCCGGTCCACCGCCTGCGCTGCACGCGGGGCAATGCCCAGTCGCTCGCCGATCTTCCCGATGGCTCGGTGCACCTCATCTGCGTCGATCCGCCCTATTACGCCAACGTGCAGTATGCCGAGCTGAGCGACTTTTTCTATGTGTGGATGAAGCGCTCGCTGGGCCAAGTGCATCCGGAGCTGTTGGGCGATTTCGAGGTGGTGCCCAAGGACGAGGAGGCGGTGGCCAACCCGGCCCGCTTCGCTTTTTCCAAGAAAAAAGAGGAACTGGCCCGGCAGGACTACGAGAACAAGATGATGGCCTGTTTCCGGGAGATGCACCGGGTGCTGGCCGACGATGGCGTGCTAACCGTGATGTTCACGCACAAGGAGGTGGCGGCCTGGGACACGCTGGGCACGGCGTTGATCCAGGCGGGCTTTCGGATCGATGCTTCCTGGCCGGTGCACACCGAAAGCGAGCACAGCCTGCACCAGGCCAAGAAGAACGCGGCGGCCAGCACGATCCTCTTGGTGTGCCGCAAGCGGGCCAAGAGGAGCGAGCCGGCTTGGTGGGACGACCTCAAGGGTGCGGTGCGGCAACGGGCACGGGAAAAGGCCGAGGAGTTCGAGAAAGCCGGCATCCGCGGGGTGGATTTGTACATCAGCACGTTCGGCCCGGTGCTGGCGATCATCTCCGAGAATTGGCCGGTGCTGACCAGCCAGACCGATCCCAAGACTGGCCAACCGCTGCCGCTCAAACCGGGCGAGGCGCTGGACCTGGCCCGGCAGGAGGTCGTGAATCTCCGCAAGCAGGGACTGCTCTTGGGGCGTTCGGTGCAGTTCGACCCGGTAACCGATTGGTACTTGATGGCGTGGGATGCCTTCCGGGCGCAGGAGTTTCCGGCCGACGAGGCCCGCAAGCTGGCGTTGGCGTTGGGCCTGGACCTGGAGCGCGACATCGTGCGGGACAAGCGCCTGGTGGCCAAGAAGGGGGCCAACGTCGTGATGAACCTGCCTGGCCAGCGGCGGAAACGGGGGATGGTGGACCCGGACGCCGAGACTTTTTCCCATCTCATCGACGTGGTGCACACCGTGATGCTGGTGTACGACGAGGACGGTTCGCTGGCCTGCCAGCGGTTTGTCGAGCAGCGGGGATTGCGGAGCGACAGCCGGGTCAAGGCGCTGGTGCAGGCGTTGCTGGGGGCCATTCCGGCCACGCGGGACAAGCAGGGGAAGTTTCTCCGCCCGGAAATGGCCACGCTCGACGCCCTGCGTCTGCTCTTCTGGGACGACCTGCCGGCCCCCAAGGAGGAGGAACCGCCGCCGGTCGTTCAGCAAGGGGAACTGTTTCCTGCCGACGAGGAGGAGCAACTGGAAGAGAACGAGGATGAGGAGGGTGAATAG